Proteins encoded in a region of the Pseudomonas viciae genome:
- a CDS encoding zinc-binding metallopeptidase family protein, whose product MYRFFEQLSSRIAAPFVGDRSRNSKIWACRCGQSLFFRNSQCLACLAALGYQPEQSRLSSLQPGEQPDTWTLDADPQAGVFRRCANLDTPAACNWLLAANDHDALCVACSLNRTIPDLSIPENPERWRKVETAKRRLVAQLITLGLPVIPKTVDENIGLAFDFIGVDPDGTPPTTGHASGLVTLDIKEADDDHREYVRQQMREPYRTLLGHFRHEVGHYYWDRLVANSHWLEAFRQLFGDERASYADALERHYQQGAPLDWQTHYVSAYATMHPWEDWAETWAHYLHMMDAVDTALGFGMSAREMDIDYQPFPPETLYDPEHTGGTAFLSFVNAWIELAGMLNELSRSMGQPDFYPFVVSAAVITKLHFIHLVIQEEGGRADEVLM is encoded by the coding sequence ATGTACCGCTTCTTTGAACAACTGAGTTCGCGCATTGCCGCGCCATTTGTGGGCGATCGCTCGCGTAACAGCAAAATCTGGGCGTGTCGCTGTGGTCAGTCGCTGTTTTTTCGCAACAGCCAATGCCTGGCCTGCCTGGCGGCGCTGGGCTATCAGCCGGAGCAAAGTCGCCTGTCGTCCTTGCAGCCCGGCGAGCAGCCCGACACCTGGACGCTGGACGCCGACCCGCAAGCCGGGGTGTTTCGCCGTTGCGCCAACCTCGACACCCCGGCGGCGTGCAACTGGTTGCTTGCGGCCAATGACCACGATGCCTTGTGCGTCGCCTGCAGCCTGAATCGCACCATTCCCGACTTGTCGATCCCGGAAAACCCCGAGCGCTGGCGCAAGGTCGAGACTGCCAAGCGCCGTCTGGTGGCGCAACTGATCACCCTCGGCTTGCCGGTTATCCCGAAAACCGTCGATGAAAACATTGGCTTGGCTTTCGATTTCATCGGCGTCGATCCTGATGGCACGCCTCCGACCACGGGGCACGCCAGCGGACTGGTCACCCTCGACATCAAAGAGGCCGACGATGACCATCGCGAATACGTGCGCCAGCAGATGCGCGAACCGTATCGCACCTTGCTCGGGCATTTCCGGCATGAGGTAGGGCACTACTATTGGGACAGGCTGGTCGCCAACAGCCACTGGCTCGAGGCGTTTCGCCAGCTGTTCGGCGATGAGCGCGCCAGTTACGCCGATGCCCTGGAGCGGCACTATCAGCAGGGAGCGCCGCTGGACTGGCAAACCCATTACGTCAGCGCCTACGCCACCATGCACCCGTGGGAAGACTGGGCGGAAACCTGGGCCCATTACCTGCACATGATGGACGCGGTGGACACGGCGCTGGGTTTCGGCATGAGTGCCCGGGAAATGGATATCGACTACCAGCCTTTCCCGCCGGAGACCCTGTACGACCCCGAGCACACCGGGGGGACGGCGTTCCTGTCATTCGTCAACGCCTGGATCGAGCTGGCCGGCATGCTCAACGAATTGTCTCGCAGTATGGGGCAGCCGGACTTCTATCCGTTCGTCGTATCCGCCGCCGTCATCACCAAGCTGCATTTCATCCATCTGGTGATCCAGGAGGAGGGTGGTCGGGCGGATGAGGTGCTGATGTAA
- a CDS encoding helix-turn-helix domain-containing protein, translating into MQISSLGAAIKRYRKVAGLTQAELGEKTGFDPKTISRFETGTYTPSIEALFLLADVLDVQLKAFFADMGDEDEQRAYLFGVIHRATPKDLGKLIAAVDQALSKP; encoded by the coding sequence ATGCAAATTTCAAGTTTGGGTGCGGCCATCAAACGCTATCGCAAAGTAGCGGGGCTTACTCAGGCTGAACTTGGCGAAAAAACCGGTTTTGACCCCAAAACCATCAGCCGCTTCGAAACCGGCACCTACACCCCCAGCATCGAAGCCTTGTTCCTACTTGCCGACGTGCTGGATGTGCAGCTGAAAGCCTTTTTTGCCGACATGGGCGATGAAGACGAACAGCGAGCGTATCTGTTCGGTGTCATACATAGAGCCACCCCGAAGGATCTGGGAAAGCTGATCGCAGCGGTTGACCAGGCCTTGTCCAAGCCTTGA
- the zipA gene encoding cell division protein ZipA: protein MEIGLREWLIVIGIIVIAGILFDGWRRMRGGKGKLKFRLDRSLSNLPDDDGNAELLGPPRVLDTHKEPQLDEHDLPSMSAPAREPRESGSKRGKRNSEPSQGDLNLNLDLDGGPSFSSRDGDFPDENKSSGADKDQAQAEEVLVISVICRDPAGFKGPALLQNILESGLRFGEMDIFHRHESMAGNGEVLFSMANAVKPGVFDLDDIDHFSTPAVSFFLGLPGPRHPKQAFDVMVAAARKLSQELNGELKDDQRSVLTAQTIEHYRQRIVEFERRALTQKR from the coding sequence ATGGAAATCGGTCTGCGCGAGTGGCTGATCGTCATCGGCATCATTGTCATTGCCGGTATTCTTTTCGACGGCTGGCGCCGCATGCGCGGCGGCAAGGGGAAACTGAAGTTTCGTCTTGATCGCAGTCTGTCGAACCTGCCGGATGACGATGGCAATGCCGAGCTGCTGGGGCCGCCACGGGTGCTGGACACCCATAAGGAGCCGCAGCTGGACGAGCACGACCTGCCGTCGATGAGCGCACCTGCACGTGAGCCACGGGAGTCGGGTTCCAAGCGCGGCAAGCGCAACAGCGAGCCGTCCCAGGGTGACCTGAATCTCAATCTGGACCTGGACGGCGGCCCGAGCTTCAGCAGCCGTGACGGCGATTTCCCCGATGAGAACAAATCCTCGGGTGCCGACAAAGACCAGGCCCAAGCCGAAGAAGTGTTGGTGATCAGCGTGATCTGCCGCGACCCGGCCGGTTTCAAGGGCCCGGCGTTGCTGCAGAACATCCTGGAAAGCGGCTTGCGTTTCGGTGAGATGGACATTTTTCACCGTCACGAAAGCATGGCCGGCAATGGCGAAGTGTTGTTCTCCATGGCCAACGCGGTCAAGCCGGGCGTGTTCGACCTGGATGACATCGACCACTTCAGCACGCCGGCAGTGAGCTTCTTCCTCGGCCTGCCAGGCCCGCGTCATCCCAAGCAAGCCTTCGACGTGATGGTGGCCGCGGCGCGCAAGCTGTCCCAGGAACTCAACGGCGAACTGAAGGATGACCAGCGCAGCGTGCTGACCGCCCAGACCATCGAGCACTACCGTCAGCGCATCGTCGAATTCGAACGCCGGGCACTGACCCAGAAGCGCTGA
- the smc gene encoding chromosome segregation protein SMC → MRLKCIKLAGFKSFVDPTTVNFPSNMAAVVGPNGCGKSNIIDAVRWVMGESSAKNLRGESMTDVIFNGSTSRKPVSQASIELVFDNSDGTLVGEYAAYAEISIRRKVTRDSQNSYFLNGTKCRRRDITDIFLGTGLGPRSYSIIEQGMISKLIEAKPEDLRNFIEEAAGISKYKERRRETENRIRRTHENLARLTDLREELERQLERLHRQAEAAKKYQEYKGEERQLKAQLSALRWQALNEQVGQREAVIGNQEVSFEALVAEQRNADAAIERLRDGHHDLSERFNLVQGRFYSVGGDIARVEQSIQHGQQRLRQLQDDLKEAERARLETESHLGHDRTLLLTLGEELDRLTPEQEITSAAAEEAAAALEEAELTMHGWQEQWDSFNLTSAEPRRQAEVQQSRIQQLETSMERLADRQRRLAEERALLAADPEDAAILDLSEQLAASEATLEDLQASEDAQVERLEQLRQALQLALQNQQQAQGELQRLNGRLASLEALQQAALDPGTGTAEWLRDQHLAERPRLAEGLKVDAGWELAVETVLGADLQAVLVDDFAGFDLSGFTQGDLRLLSPAGDGVRVPGSLLDKVEAQVDLSPWLGQVKPVESLEQALALRGQLAAGESLISRDGYWVGRHFLRVRRASEAESGMLARGQEIQRLSAEREEREASVEALETELQNLRAQQRQQENGREHLRRLLQDEARQQGELKAQLSAGKAKVEQLALRRTRLEEEIAELGEQRALEHEQIGEARLQLQEALDAMALDTEQRELLLAQRDSLRERLDRVRQEARQHKDHAHQLAVRLGSLKAQHDSTRQALERLEMQSERLTEKREQLSLNLEEGEAPLEELRLKLEELLDKRMSVDEELKTAQIALEDADRELRDAEKRRSQAEQQSQLIRGQMEQQRMEWQALTVRRKAMQDQLLEDGYDLDGVLATLVAGANEKEAEEELERIALRIQRLGAINLAAIDEYQQQSERKRYLDAQNDDLVEALETLENVIRKIDKETRNRFKDTFDQINGGLQALFPKVFGGGSAYLELTGEDLLDTGVTIMARPPGKKNSTIHLLSGGEKALTALALVFAIFKLNPAPFCMLDEVDAPLDDANVGRYARLVKEMSETVQFIYITHNKIAMEMADQLMGVTMHEPGCSRLVAVDVEEAMAMVDA, encoded by the coding sequence GTGCGACTCAAGTGCATCAAGCTGGCGGGGTTCAAATCCTTCGTCGACCCGACCACGGTGAACTTCCCCAGTAACATGGCGGCGGTGGTCGGGCCCAACGGTTGCGGCAAGTCGAACATCATCGACGCCGTGCGCTGGGTGATGGGCGAGAGTTCGGCCAAGAACCTGCGCGGCGAATCGATGACCGACGTCATCTTCAATGGCTCCACCAGCCGCAAGCCGGTGAGCCAGGCCAGCATCGAGTTGGTGTTCGACAACTCCGACGGCACCCTGGTCGGCGAATACGCCGCCTATGCGGAAATCTCCATTCGTCGCAAAGTGACTCGCGACAGCCAGAACAGTTATTTCCTCAACGGCACCAAATGCCGGCGTCGCGATATCACCGATATTTTCCTCGGCACCGGCCTGGGGCCGCGCAGCTATTCGATCATCGAGCAGGGCATGATCTCCAAGCTGATCGAGGCCAAGCCCGAAGATCTACGCAACTTCATCGAAGAAGCCGCCGGTATTTCCAAATACAAGGAACGGCGACGCGAAACTGAAAACCGCATTCGCCGCACCCACGAAAACCTGGCGCGCCTGACCGACCTGCGTGAAGAGCTCGAACGTCAGCTTGAGCGCTTGCACCGACAGGCCGAGGCCGCCAAGAAGTATCAGGAATACAAGGGCGAGGAGCGTCAGCTCAAGGCCCAGCTCTCGGCCCTGCGCTGGCAGGCGTTGAACGAGCAGGTCGGCCAGCGCGAGGCGGTTATTGGCAACCAGGAGGTCAGCTTCGAAGCCTTGGTGGCTGAACAGCGCAACGCCGATGCCGCCATCGAGCGCCTGCGGGACGGCCACCACGACCTGTCCGAACGCTTCAACCTGGTGCAAGGGCGCTTCTATTCGGTGGGCGGCGACATCGCCCGGGTCGAACAGAGCATTCAGCACGGTCAGCAACGACTGCGGCAGTTGCAGGATGATTTGAAGGAAGCCGAGCGGGCGCGCCTGGAAACCGAATCCCACCTGGGCCACGACCGCACTTTGCTGCTGACCCTCGGCGAAGAGCTGGACCGGCTCACGCCGGAGCAGGAAATCACCAGCGCCGCCGCCGAAGAGGCTGCCGCCGCCCTGGAAGAAGCCGAGCTGACCATGCACGGTTGGCAAGAGCAGTGGGACAGTTTCAACCTGACCTCGGCCGAGCCACGGCGTCAGGCTGAGGTCCAGCAGTCGCGCATCCAGCAGCTGGAAACCAGCATGGAGCGCCTGGCCGACCGTCAGCGCCGTCTGGCCGAAGAGCGTGCCTTGCTGGCGGCGGATCCGGAAGATGCGGCGATCCTCGATCTGAGCGAGCAACTGGCCGCCAGCGAAGCCACGCTTGAAGATTTGCAGGCCAGCGAAGACGCCCAGGTCGAACGGCTTGAGCAACTGCGCCAGGCCTTGCAACTGGCCTTGCAGAACCAGCAGCAGGCCCAGGGCGAATTGCAACGGCTTAACGGGCGCCTGGCCTCGCTGGAGGCCCTGCAGCAAGCCGCGTTGGACCCGGGCACCGGCACCGCCGAATGGCTGCGCGATCAGCACCTGGCCGAGCGCCCGCGCCTGGCCGAGGGCCTGAAGGTCGATGCCGGTTGGGAGCTGGCGGTGGAAACCGTGCTGGGCGCTGACCTGCAAGCGGTGCTGGTGGACGATTTCGCCGGTTTCGACCTGTCGGGTTTTACCCAAGGCGATCTGCGCCTGCTCAGCCCGGCCGGTGACGGCGTGCGGGTGCCCGGCAGCTTGCTGGATAAAGTCGAGGCCCAGGTCGATCTGTCGCCGTGGTTGGGGCAGGTCAAACCGGTAGAAAGCCTCGAACAGGCCTTGGCCTTGCGCGGACAATTGGCGGCCGGCGAAAGCCTGATCAGCCGCGACGGGTATTGGGTGGGCCGGCATTTCCTGCGGGTGCGCCGGGCCAGCGAAGCCGAGAGCGGCATGCTCGCCCGCGGCCAGGAAATCCAGCGCCTGAGTGCCGAGCGCGAAGAGCGCGAGGCCAGCGTCGAAGCCCTGGAAACCGAATTGCAGAACCTGCGGGCGCAACAGCGTCAACAGGAGAACGGCCGCGAACACTTGCGTCGGCTGTTGCAGGACGAAGCACGCCAGCAAGGCGAGCTCAAGGCGCAGTTGTCGGCCGGCAAGGCCAAGGTCGAACAATTGGCCCTGCGCCGCACCCGTCTTGAAGAAGAGATTGCCGAGCTGGGCGAGCAGCGGGCACTGGAACACGAACAGATCGGCGAAGCGCGCCTGCAACTGCAGGAGGCCCTCGATGCCATGGCACTGGACACCGAGCAGCGCGAGCTGTTGCTGGCTCAGCGCGACAGCCTGCGCGAACGCCTCGACCGGGTGCGTCAGGAAGCGCGGCAGCATAAGGATCACGCCCATCAGTTGGCGGTGCGCCTGGGCTCGCTCAAGGCCCAGCACGATTCGACGCGCCAGGCACTGGAACGGCTGGAAATGCAGTCCGAACGCCTGACCGAAAAGCGTGAGCAGTTGAGCCTCAATCTGGAGGAGGGCGAAGCGCCGCTGGAAGAGTTGCGCCTCAAACTCGAAGAACTGCTCGACAAGCGCATGAGCGTCGATGAAGAACTCAAGACTGCGCAAATTGCCCTGGAAGACGCCGACCGTGAACTGCGCGACGCTGAGAAGCGCCGCAGCCAGGCCGAGCAGCAATCCCAGTTGATCCGCGGCCAGATGGAACAGCAGCGCATGGAATGGCAAGCGCTGACGGTACGGCGCAAAGCCATGCAGGACCAATTGCTGGAAGACGGCTACGACCTCGACGGCGTGCTTGCCACCTTGGTGGCCGGGGCGAACGAGAAGGAGGCCGAGGAAGAACTGGAACGTATTGCCCTGCGCATCCAGCGGCTGGGGGCGATCAACCTGGCGGCCATCGACGAGTATCAGCAGCAGTCCGAGCGCAAGCGCTATCTGGATGCCCAGAACGACGATCTGGTGGAAGCGCTGGAGACCCTGGAAAACGTCATTCGCAAGATCGACAAGGAAACCCGCAACCGCTTCAAGGATACCTTTGATCAGATCAACGGTGGTTTGCAGGCACTTTTCCCAAAAGTTTTCGGTGGTGGCAGCGCCTACTTGGAACTGACGGGCGAAGATTTACTCGATACAGGGGTGACTATCATGGCGCGTCCTCCTGGCAAGAAGAACAGCACCATCCATTTGCTCTCCGGTGGCGAAAAGGCGCTGACCGCGCTGGCCCTGGTTTTTGCCATTTTCAAATTGAACCCGGCGCCGTTCTGCATGCTCGACGAAGTCGATGCGCCACTGGACGATGCCAACGTGGGCCGTTACGCACGGCTGGTAAAGGAGATGTCGGAAACGGTGCAGTTCATCTACATCACCCACAACAAGATCGCCATGGAAATGGCCGATCAGTTGATGGGCGTGACGATGCACGAGCCGGGTTGCTCGCGGCTGGTGGCGGTGGATGTGGAGGAAGCCATGGCGATGGTGGATGCCTGA
- the ligA gene encoding NAD-dependent DNA ligase LigA, with protein sequence MTAVETRIQQLRTELDQHNYRYHVLDEPSIPDAEYDRLFHELKALEEQYPELVTSDSPTQRVGSVALSAFSQVRHEIPMLSLGNAFDETTMREFDRRVTEGLDLPMGDLLGGGAAVEYSCEPKLDGLAVSLLYQDGMLVRGATRGDGTTGEDISVNVRTVRNIPLKLQGSGWPPVLEVRGEVYMSKAGFERLNATQLEAGGKTFANPRNAAAGSLRQLDSKITANRPLEFCCYGIGQVTADIADTHIGNLNQLKAWGMPISRELKLAHGIDECLDYYRDIGERRSALPYEIDGVVFKVNSIASQRELGFRAREPRWAIAHKFPASEELTELLDVEFQVGRTGAVTPVARLKPVKVAGVTVANATLHNMDEVARLGLMIGDTVIIRRAGDVIPQVVQVITERRPDNARPVEIPQECPVCGSHVERTQLIKRSKGRETISEGAVYRCVGRLACGAQLKQAIIHFVSRRAMDIEGLGEKSVEQLVDEGLVGSPADLYALTFEQVVDLEGFAELSSKNLLAAIVDSKKPSLARFIYALGIPDVGEETAKVLARSLGSLERVQAALPQVLTYLPDVGLEVAHEIHSFFEDLHNRQVIKDLLRHGLDIQDQGELGAEFSASTTLGGFLDKLNIPSVGPGGAQKLADKFGSLEAVMSADWLDMRQALPEKQANAVREFFAIAANRQQAEAAEKQLQDFGMHWLSEKKVVEGLPEAGHTWVLTGSLELMSRDVAKDKLESLGAKVAGSVSAKTHCVVAGPGAGSKLTKANELGLKVLDEEAFVAFLSKHGLTV encoded by the coding sequence ATGACTGCCGTCGAAACCCGCATTCAACAGCTGCGTACCGAGCTGGACCAGCACAACTACCGCTACCACGTCCTCGATGAACCGAGCATCCCCGACGCCGAGTACGACCGCCTGTTCCATGAGCTCAAGGCCCTGGAAGAGCAGTACCCGGAACTGGTGACCAGCGACTCCCCAACCCAGCGGGTCGGCAGCGTGGCGCTGTCGGCGTTCAGCCAGGTGCGGCACGAGATCCCGATGCTCAGCCTGGGCAACGCTTTCGACGAAACCACCATGCGCGAGTTCGACCGACGGGTGACCGAAGGCCTCGATCTGCCAATGGGCGATCTGCTGGGCGGCGGCGCGGCGGTGGAATACAGTTGCGAACCGAAGCTCGATGGCCTGGCGGTCAGCCTGTTGTACCAGGACGGCATGCTGGTGCGCGGCGCCACTCGCGGTGACGGCACCACCGGCGAAGACATCAGCGTCAACGTGCGCACCGTGCGCAACATTCCCCTCAAGTTGCAGGGCAGCGGCTGGCCGCCGGTGCTGGAAGTGCGCGGCGAGGTCTACATGTCCAAGGCCGGCTTCGAGCGCCTCAACGCCACGCAGTTGGAGGCGGGCGGCAAGACCTTCGCCAACCCGCGCAACGCGGCGGCGGGGAGCCTGCGCCAGCTGGATTCGAAGATCACCGCCAACCGCCCGCTGGAATTCTGCTGCTACGGCATCGGCCAGGTGACCGCTGATATTGCCGATACCCATATCGGCAATCTCAATCAGCTCAAGGCCTGGGGCATGCCCATCAGTCGCGAACTGAAGCTGGCCCACGGTATCGACGAATGCCTGGATTACTACCGCGACATTGGCGAACGGCGCAGTGCGTTGCCTTATGAAATCGACGGTGTGGTGTTCAAGGTCAACAGCATCGCCTCCCAGCGTGAACTGGGTTTCCGTGCCCGGGAGCCGCGCTGGGCCATCGCCCATAAATTCCCGGCCAGCGAAGAACTCACCGAGCTGTTGGACGTCGAGTTCCAGGTCGGTCGCACTGGCGCTGTCACGCCCGTTGCACGGCTCAAGCCGGTCAAGGTGGCTGGCGTGACCGTGGCCAACGCCACGTTGCACAACATGGACGAAGTGGCGCGCCTGGGTTTGATGATCGGCGACACAGTGATTATCCGTCGCGCCGGGGACGTGATCCCACAAGTGGTGCAAGTGATAACCGAGCGCCGCCCGGACAATGCCCGGCCGGTGGAGATCCCGCAAGAATGTCCGGTCTGTGGCTCCCATGTGGAACGCACGCAGTTGATCAAGCGCAGCAAGGGCCGCGAGACCATCAGCGAAGGTGCGGTGTACCGCTGCGTCGGTCGCCTGGCCTGCGGCGCGCAGCTCAAGCAGGCGATCATTCATTTCGTGTCGCGCCGGGCCATGGACATCGAGGGTCTGGGCGAGAAGAGCGTCGAACAGTTGGTGGACGAGGGACTGGTGGGGTCGCCGGCCGATCTGTATGCCCTGACCTTCGAGCAGGTGGTCGACCTGGAAGGCTTCGCTGAACTGTCGAGCAAGAACCTGCTGGCGGCCATCGTCGACAGCAAAAAGCCGAGCCTCGCGCGCTTTATCTACGCCCTCGGCATCCCGGACGTGGGCGAGGAGACCGCCAAGGTCCTGGCTCGCTCCCTCGGCTCCCTGGAGCGCGTGCAGGCAGCTTTGCCTCAAGTCCTCACGTACTTGCCCGATGTCGGCCTGGAAGTGGCTCACGAGATCCACAGCTTCTTCGAAGACCTGCACAATCGCCAGGTGATCAAGGACTTGCTGCGCCATGGCCTCGATATCCAGGACCAGGGCGAGCTGGGTGCCGAGTTCTCCGCCAGCACCACCCTGGGCGGTTTTCTGGACAAGCTGAACATTCCGTCGGTCGGGCCGGGCGGGGCGCAGAAACTGGCGGATAAATTCGGTTCACTCGAAGCGGTCATGAGTGCCGACTGGCTCGACATGCGCCAGGCGCTGCCGGAAAAACAGGCCAACGCCGTGCGTGAGTTCTTCGCTATCGCTGCCAACCGTCAGCAGGCCGAAGCTGCCGAGAAGCAGCTGCAGGACTTTGGCATGCATTGGCTGAGCGAGAAGAAAGTCGTCGAAGGCCTGCCCGAGGCGGGACACACCTGGGTGCTGACCGGTTCGCTGGAGTTGATGAGCCGCGATGTCGCCAAGGACAAGCTGGAAAGCCTGGGGGCCAAGGTGGCTGGTTCCGTGTCGGCGAAAACCCATTGCGTGGTAGCCGGACCGGGCGCGGGCTCGAAGCTGACCAAGGCTAACGAGCTTGGGCTCAAGGTGCTGGATGAAGAGGCGTTTGTGGCCTTTTTGAGTAAGCATGGCCTCACGGTTTAA
- a CDS encoding GntR family transcriptional regulator, translating into MTFKAPDSLAEQIAHHLAERIIRGEMKPGERIQEQKVTLALNVSRGSVREALLILERRHLIAILPRRGAHVTELTEHNVRSLCALMSELYILLGNAVAHGWQDQADMAPFVAIQQRLKDAFARQDIRTFVDESFSVMRAAYPFANNPYLQETVENLQPAMSRAYFLALEQRKAEMSEFLELFQRLLTAVLARDLPQIRIVLTAYAQRSCDLVVSALTAA; encoded by the coding sequence ATGACGTTCAAGGCCCCGGACAGCCTCGCCGAGCAAATCGCCCACCATCTCGCCGAACGCATCATTCGCGGCGAAATGAAGCCGGGGGAGCGCATCCAGGAGCAAAAGGTCACGCTGGCACTCAACGTCAGCCGCGGCTCGGTGCGCGAGGCCCTGTTGATTCTCGAGCGACGTCACCTGATCGCCATCCTGCCGCGCCGTGGCGCCCACGTCACCGAGCTCACCGAACATAATGTGCGCAGTCTCTGTGCGTTGATGAGCGAGCTGTACATCCTGCTGGGCAATGCCGTGGCCCATGGTTGGCAGGATCAGGCCGACATGGCGCCGTTCGTGGCCATCCAGCAGCGGCTCAAGGACGCCTTTGCGCGCCAGGACATCCGCACCTTTGTCGACGAAAGCTTCAGCGTGATGCGCGCCGCGTATCCTTTCGCCAACAACCCGTACTTGCAGGAAACCGTCGAGAACCTGCAACCGGCCATGAGCCGTGCCTATTTCCTCGCCCTGGAACAGCGCAAGGCGGAAATGAGTGAATTCCTCGAGTTGTTCCAGCGCCTGCTCACCGCCGTGCTGGCCCGTGATTTGCCGCAGATCCGCATCGTGCTCACGGCCTACGCCCAGCGCAGTTGCGATCTGGTGGTTTCTGCCCTGACGGCGGCCTGA
- the xdhA gene encoding xanthine dehydrogenase small subunit has protein sequence MIQFLLNQELRSEHALDPNLTVLNYLREHVGKPGTKEGCASGDCGACTVVVGELHTDETGHERMRYRSLNSCLTFVSALHGKQLISVEDLKHQGQLHSVQQAMVDCHGSQCGFCTPGFVMSLFALQKNSEQADTHKTHEALAGNLCRCTGYRPILAAAEQACCGKQPDQFDAREAETIARLKAIAPTETGELNSGDKRCLVPLTVADLADLYDAYPQARLLAGGTDLALEVTQFHRTLPVMIYVGNVAELKRVERFDDRLEIGAATALSDCYEALKAEYPDFGELLQRFASLQIRNQGTLGGNIGNASPIGDSPPLLIALGAQIVLCKGQTRRTLALEDYFIDYRVTARQESEFIEKIIVPRASAEQAFRAYKVSKRLDDDISAVCAAFNLRIDNGVVRDARVAFGGMAATPKRATHCEAVLIGAQWNDSTIERACAALAEDFTPLSDFRASKEYRLLSARNLLRKYFIELQTPHIETRVTAYV, from the coding sequence GTGATCCAGTTTTTACTCAACCAGGAACTCCGTAGCGAGCACGCCCTGGACCCGAACCTGACCGTGCTCAACTATCTGCGCGAGCATGTCGGCAAACCCGGTACCAAAGAAGGCTGCGCCAGTGGCGACTGTGGCGCATGCACCGTGGTGGTGGGCGAATTGCACACGGACGAAACCGGCCACGAGCGCATGCGCTATCGCAGCCTCAATTCATGCCTGACCTTCGTCTCGGCCCTGCACGGCAAACAACTGATCAGCGTCGAAGACCTCAAGCACCAGGGCCAGTTGCACAGCGTCCAACAAGCGATGGTCGATTGCCACGGTTCGCAATGCGGCTTTTGCACACCCGGCTTCGTCATGTCGTTGTTCGCCCTGCAAAAGAACAGCGAGCAAGCCGACACCCACAAAACCCACGAAGCCTTGGCCGGCAACCTGTGCCGCTGCACCGGCTATCGGCCTATCCTGGCCGCCGCCGAGCAGGCTTGTTGCGGCAAGCAACCGGACCAGTTCGACGCCCGCGAGGCCGAGACCATCGCCCGCCTCAAAGCCATCGCCCCGACCGAGACTGGCGAACTCAACAGCGGCGACAAGCGCTGCCTGGTGCCGCTGACCGTCGCCGACCTCGCCGACCTCTACGACGCTTATCCCCAGGCGCGCCTGTTGGCCGGCGGCACGGACCTGGCCCTGGAAGTCACCCAGTTCCACCGCACCCTGCCGGTGATGATCTACGTGGGCAACGTCGCCGAACTCAAGCGTGTCGAACGCTTTGACGATCGCCTGGAGATCGGCGCCGCCACGGCGCTGTCCGATTGCTACGAGGCCCTGAAAGCCGAATACCCGGACTTCGGCGAACTGCTGCAGCGCTTCGCCTCGCTGCAGATCCGCAACCAGGGCACCTTGGGCGGCAACATCGGCAACGCTTCACCGATTGGCGACTCCCCGCCCCTGCTGATCGCCCTGGGTGCGCAGATCGTGTTGTGCAAGGGCCAGACCCGTCGCACCCTGGCGCTGGAAGACTATTTCATCGACTACCGGGTCACCGCCCGTCAGGAAAGCGAATTCATCGAAAAGATCATCGTCCCGCGGGCCAGCGCCGAACAGGCGTTCCGCGCCTACAAGGTCTCCAAGCGCCTGGACGATGACATTTCCGCGGTGTGCGCGGCATTCAACCTGCGCATCGACAACGGCGTGGTCCGCGACGCTCGCGTGGCCTTCGGCGGCATGGCCGCGACGCCCAAACGCGCCACGCATTGCGAAGCCGTATTGATCGGTGCGCAGTGGAACGACAGCACCATCGAACGCGCCTGCGCCGCCCTGGCCGAAGATTTCACGCCGCTGTCGGACTTCCGCGCCAGCAAGGAATACCGCCTGCTCAGCGCCCGCAATCTGTTGCGCAAATACTTCATCGAACTGCAAACGCCGCACATCGAGACTCGGGTGACCGCTTATGTCTAA